The nucleotide window GGCAATAGAGGCCGCATCTATCTGGTGCTGCTCGGCGTCGGCGGGCCTTGGCCGACGCGTGAAGAGGCAGAGCGAGGGCTGCAAGTCCTGCACAGCGCCCTCCGCTGACATGGGTATGCGGGCGGCGGCACGAGCTGCCGCCCTGAACGAGCTGAACCCCACGGCCGCCAGGGAGCGCCCGCCCCGCCCGAAACAAGGCTGACATCCCTCACACCACCCGAATGCGCAAGGGAAAGAGGTTTCCATAAAGGCATACCCCCTCCAAAGCATACGCCCCCCAGACACCAGAGAGGACTTGATACACCCGCCAACCAGAGCGTGTATGCATTTCGCGACGGGCAACAAAGCACCGCGCGAACCCACAGGAACACCGACCATGAGCGCCACGGCCCTCCCCTTCTACATTGTCCCCATCAAGGTGATTGATTTCAGCAATACCAAGTTGACCCTGGACCTCGGCAAGAGCCGGAGCGGCACGGCCCAGCCGCAACTGGACGTCGTCCTCCCGCCCGGCGCCGACCACCGGCAGATGAGCGCGCTGCTCCACACCTTCGCCGCCAGCCTGGAGCTGAACACCCCCGCCAGCGAGCGGTGGATTGTGCAGACCGAGCGCCTCGCGGAGGCGAACCACGGCCGCATCTACTTGGAGCTGGCCGAGGGTGACCATGCCGAGGCCATGCGCGGGATGATGCTCCTCGGCGCCCTGCTGCTGGGCTGAGCGGCAGGGACAGGGGGGAGCCGCGCCGCAGCACCGCACGGGCCCCCTCCCCAATCCCGTGACACTGAAACACCACACGAAACACGCCCACCCCTGGGCGCCGGCCATATTCGACACAGAACACCAGACGCGACTTGCTTCACCTCCCCACGTAGGGATGTATGCGTTTCGCGACGAACAACAAAGCGCCGCGCCAACCCCAAAGGAACGCACACCATGAAGACCACCCCCAAGCCCCCTCGCCTTGGCCAGACGACGGCAACCGCCCCCCAGAACGCCACGGTGACTCTGAGCCTCAGCAAGAACCGATACGGCACGCCTCAGCCGCAGATTGACATCTTCCTCCCGCGCGGCTCCAGCCACCGGGAGACGAGCGCGATGCTCTACACCTTCGCCGCCAACCTGGAGCTGCGCACGCCCACCAGCGAGCGATGGATTGTGCAAACCGAGCGCCTCGAGGAGGCGAACCACGGCCGCATCTACCTGGAGCTGGCCGAAGGGGACCATGCCGAGGCCATGCGGGGCATGGCGCTCCTCAACGCCGTGCTGCCGCGCTGAGCAGCAGGAACTGGGGGGGACCCGCGCCGCAGCACCGCGCGCCCGCCAGCAGCCCGGCGTCGGTGGACGACTGCTCCGGCTGAACCAGCGGACGCGGCTGGGGACTCCGCGCCGACACATCCCGCCAATCCCCCGGCCTATCGCCAGGACAAACACACACACTGGAATTCCGCCTACCGCCCCGAGCCCAGAAACGCCGGGCTGCGCGCCACCCACAGAAGGCCGACGTGAAACCCCGCGAATTCTCGCGACAATTCCAGACAGCCCAATCCACATCACCAGCTGCCGAAGATGGCTTGCTTCATTCGCACACCAGAGCGTGTATGCGTTTCGCGACGGGCGCCACAGCCCCGCGCGAACGCGAGAGGCAAACTCCATGAAGACGCTCCGGTTTGGAATTGAGATTGAGACGGTTGGCGCCAGCCGCCAGAAGCTGGCCCATGCGATTCAGAGCGCGGTGGGCGGGCACGTTTCTGGCGACTACCGGGGCTGGCAGGTGACGGACGCCCAGGGCCGCACCTGGAAGGTGGTGCCGGACGCCTCGCTGAGCGGGAGCGACTACAGCGGCGAAATCGTCTCCCCCATTCTCACCTACCAGGACATGGACGCCTTACAGCAGGTGGTGCGCGCCGCGCGCGAGGCCGGCGCACGCGCCGACGCCTCCACCGGCATCCACATCCACGTCGACGGAAGCCGCTTCGACGCGAAGGGCGTCACCAACCTCGTCAAAATGGTGCACAAGCAGGAGCGCCTCCTGGAGACGGCCCTCGGGGTGAGCGCCGCGCGGCTGGCCCGGTACTGCCGCCCCATCGACGCGGAATTCCTCCGGCGCCTGGAGGCCCGCCGCCCGCGCACCCTGCAGGAGGTGAATGAGGCTTGGTACGGGCGCCGCAACAGCATGCCCAGCCGCTACGACTCGAGCCGCTACCACGGCCTCAACCTCAACAGCCTCTTTTTTAGAGGCACCATTGAATTCAGGTACTTCAACGGCTCGGTGCATGCGGGAGAGGTGAAGGCCTACGTCCAACTGGTGTTGGCCCTCGCCGCCCGGGCCCTGGCCTCGAAGGCCGCCTCCAGCAAGCGCCGCGACTTCAACCCCGCCACCGCCAAGTACGACTTCCGGGTGTTCCTCCTGCACCTGGGCCTCATCGGCGAGGAGTTCAAGACGGCCCGCCTCCACCTCCTCAAGAAGCTGGAGGGCAGCGCCGCCTGGAAAGGCCAGCGCCGCGACAGGCGCGGCTCAGGCGAGGGAGAGGGCGGCTCGCCCGGCAGCGAGGGCACGCAGGGCGGCGCTGGGGGCAGCGCGCCCACCGAAGCCATGGCCGCCGCATGACGGGGCATTCGCGGGCGCCACGGAGCCCTGGCGCCCGCCTGCGCTCGCGACAGGGGCCCCGGGAGGGAGTCCGGGCGCCGGGCCCGCCTGCAGTCCCCGCCCCTCGCAAACAGCACTTGCTTCAATGGCGAACCAGAGCGTGTATGTCTTTCTCGAAGGGCGAATGCCCTCGCCAACACAAGAGTCGCAGCAATGAAAGCATACGGAGTCACCCGCAAAGACAGAGGCTGCTGCCCGGGCCACGACAAGTTCCCCGTCGAGAAGTACCGCGGACGCCTCTCCCGGAAGGCGCACGCCCGGGGGACGCGCCTCGCGCACCGCCGCGCTCGGGCCCAGGCGAGGGTGGAGCTCTTCAACGAGAGGCGCGACGCCTCCGGCGTCAGCAACGAGAGGTAGGCCCCACCGCGCAGGACGACGAGCCCAACCCAGTACGCCCCCACCACGGAGGCACCGCGCCAGAGCCCTGCGGGTGCCCTGGCTGGCAATGACAACGGCGGGCCGCGAACCCGCCCTCAACAGGAGGAACCCCATGCTCTACTTCGCCTACGGCTCCAACCTCGACAGGGCCCAAATGCGCACGCGCTGCCCTGGCGCCACCGTCGAGGCCCGGGCCACCCTTCCCGGCCACACCCTGGTGTTTGGCGGGTACAGCCGCCGCTGGGGCGGCGCCGTCGCCAGCCTCCAGCGCGTGCGCGGCGCCCACGTCGAGGGGCTGCTGTACCGCCTCACGCCCGAGGACTTGCGCGCCCTCGACGTCTTCGAGGGGCACCCCTTCGCGTACCGGCGCGCTACGCGGCTGGTGACGGACAGGGCCGGCCAGCGCCGTCGCGCCCTGGTGTACCTCCAGCCCGAGACACGCCTCGAGTCCTGGCCTCCCGCAGCCCGCTACTTCCTCGTCCTCTGGCACGCCTACGGGCGCCTGGGCTTCAACCGCGCCGCCCTCTCGGGCGCCCTGGGAGGTGCGGCGTGAAGCGCGCTTCAACCCCGACGCGCGTCTTCGTCTACGGGACGCTGCTGTCCGGCGAGCCCAACCACCGCCTCCTGCGCGGCGCACGCCTCATCGGCCCGGCGCGGACGCAGCCCCGCTTCACCCTCTACGACTACGGGCCCTTCCCCGCCCTCGCCTCCAGGGGCACGCACGCTGTCGAGGGCGAGGTGTACGAAGTCGACGCTCTCATGCTGGCGGCGCTCGACAAGCTCGAGGGGCACCCGTACTTCTACGAGCGCAAGTCCATTACCCTCGACGGTGCCGGCCGCGTCGAGGCATACCTGTTTCCCAAGGAGCGGTTGGCTGGCCGCCCCATCATCGAGTCCGGTTGCTGGCGTCGACACCTGAAGGTGAGGAAACCATGGTAATCGTCATGCGCGACGGGCGTGTCCTCCAGGGCACGGCCGTCCAAATCGTGAAGGGAATGCAGGACATCGCCT belongs to Myxococcus xanthus and includes:
- a CDS encoding amidoligase family protein, whose amino-acid sequence is MKTLRFGIEIETVGASRQKLAHAIQSAVGGHVSGDYRGWQVTDAQGRTWKVVPDASLSGSDYSGEIVSPILTYQDMDALQQVVRAAREAGARADASTGIHIHVDGSRFDAKGVTNLVKMVHKQERLLETALGVSAARLARYCRPIDAEFLRRLEARRPRTLQEVNEAWYGRRNSMPSRYDSSRYHGLNLNSLFFRGTIEFRYFNGSVHAGEVKAYVQLVLALAARALASKAASSKRRDFNPATAKYDFRVFLLHLGLIGEEFKTARLHLLKKLEGSAAWKGQRRDRRGSGEGEGGSPGSEGTQGGAGGSAPTEAMAAA
- a CDS encoding gamma-glutamylcyclotransferase family protein, which gives rise to MLYFAYGSNLDRAQMRTRCPGATVEARATLPGHTLVFGGYSRRWGGAVASLQRVRGAHVEGLLYRLTPEDLRALDVFEGHPFAYRRATRLVTDRAGQRRRALVYLQPETRLESWPPAARYFLVLWHAYGRLGFNRAALSGALGGAA
- a CDS encoding gamma-glutamylcyclotransferase family protein; protein product: MKRASTPTRVFVYGTLLSGEPNHRLLRGARLIGPARTQPRFTLYDYGPFPALASRGTHAVEGEVYEVDALMLAALDKLEGHPYFYERKSITLDGAGRVEAYLFPKERLAGRPIIESGCWRRHLKVRKPW